A portion of the Ricinus communis isolate WT05 ecotype wild-type chromosome 10, ASM1957865v1, whole genome shotgun sequence genome contains these proteins:
- the LOC8275022 gene encoding uncharacterized protein LOC8275022 — MTAPNMATITASLERSLQNCSLNHHQSRGVLGGAGERSSSSDDADFGAAQQQEDQNHNNNLNLPTSNSSTDTTLELNSHLSLPYHWEQCLDLKTGEIYYINWRNGMKAKEDPRVTQEYSGDYYSEDESSYDSEESSSESSPPSSREHYTSRGEQKEDHVLVVAGCKSCLMYFMVPKQVEDCPKCNGQLLHFDRSEDGSP, encoded by the exons atGACAGCTCCAAACATGGCAACCATAACTGCATCTTTAGAAAGGTCTCTTCAAAACTGTTCGCTAAATCATCACCAAAGTAGGGGAGTTTTAGGAGGAGCAGGAGAGAGGTCATCGAGTTCAGACGATGCAGATTTTGGAGCAGCACAACAGCAAGAGGACCaaaatcacaataataatCTTAATCTACCCACTAGTAATTCTTCTACTGACACTACTTTGGAGCTCAACTCGCATCTCTCTCTTCCTTACCATTGGGAGCAATGTCTTGATTTAAAG ACAGGGGAGATTTACTATATAAACTGGAGAAATGGAATGAAAGCGAAAGAAGATCCAAGAGTAACACAAGAATACAGCGGAGATTACTACTCAGAAGATGAAAGCTCATATGACAGTGAAGAGTCATCATCAGAATCATCGCCTCCTTCTTCAAGAGAGCATTATACTAGTAGAGGGGAGCAGAAAGAAGACCATGTCTTGGTTGTAGCTGGTTGCAAGAGCTGCCTTATGTACTTCATGGTCCCAAAACAAGTTGAAGATTGCCCCAAATGTAACGGCCAACTTCTCCACTTTGATAGATCTGAAGATGGTTCTCCCTGA
- the LOC8275020 gene encoding zinc finger protein CONSTANS-LIKE 14, translating into MDRPKPQSKERVPCDFCSEQIAVLYCRADSAKLCLFCDQHVHSANLLSRKHVRSQICDNCSKGPVTVRCGTDNLVLCQECDWDAHGSCSVSASHDRTPVEGLSGCPSALELASIWGFDLEDKNFDESEPLSIDDMVMQIEPSCSWVFNKSSGYQDLIVPNDKGIIFGNMSYGGEMLMGSKRKQSPSCGKDKQVVYKQLMELLKRNLMSADGGGDSGGNLVPETPIKSGWQGDNNAEGGDFGNGNHGGVNVIPQQQEVGFTSLLTMPSQMDLKSIARGELSTEDHLMWDNNASARGTQIWDFNLGQLRTHDESDQFEIAYGTNGAGFMIKNFGELMKDTSLSNEKLLGDMYRISCPNAHDDMTLFNNNSNNPTASQGPATSESNNLPIARASLGSTFGKMKRTCGSKDVEFPQQRIIVRGDSMRTVPPTKADMEQLAKNRGIAMQHYKEKRKNRRYDKHIRYESRKARADTRKRVKGRFVKASDAPDD; encoded by the exons ATGGATAGGCCTAAACCACAGAGCAAAGAAAGAGTTCCGTGCGATTTCTGCAGTGAACAAATTGCAGTTCTTTATTGTAGGGCTGACTCAGCTAAACTATGTTTGTTCTGTGACCAACACGTTCATTCAGCTAATTTATTATCAAGAAAACATGTAAGGTCACAGATCTGTGATAACTGCAGTAAAGGTCCAGTTACAGTACGATGTGGAACTGATAATTTAGTGTTATGTCAAGAGTGTGATTGGGATGCTCATGGTAGCTGTTCTGTGTCTGCTTCACATGATCGTACCCCAGTTGAAGGATTATCTGGATGTCCATCAGCTTTAGAGTTGGCTTCAATTTGGGGATTTGATCTTGAAGATAAGAACTTTGATGAATCAGAACCGTTGAGTATTGATGATATGGTGATGCAAATTGAGCCTTCTTGTTCCTGGGTGTTTAATAAGTCTAGTGGTTACCAAGATTTAATAGTGCCTAATGATAAAGGCATAATCTTTGGGAATATGAGTTATGGAGGAGAGATGTTGATGGGGTCGAAACGGAAGCAAAGTCCGAGTTGTGGGAAGGATAAGCAGGTGGTATATAAACAGTTGATGGAGTTATTAAAGAGGAATTTGATGAGTGCTGATGGTGGTGGTGATAGCGGTGGGAATTTGGTTCCAGAGACGCCGATTAAGAGTGGTTGGCAAGGGGATAATAATGCGGAGGGAGGTGATTTTGGGAATGGAAATCATGGTGGTGTCAATGTTATTCCTCAACAACAAGAAGTGGGGTTTACATCATTGCTTACGATGCCTTCACAGATGGATCTGAAGTCGATTGCTCGCGGTGAGCTTAGTACTGAGGATCATTTGATGTGGGACAACAATGCCAGTGCTCGTGGCACTCAg ATATGGGATTTTAATTTAGGACAACTGAGGACTCATGATGAATCTGACCAATTCGAGATTGCATATGGAACAAATGGTGCCGGTTTCATGATAAAGAATTTTGGTGAACTAATGAAAGATACCTCACTGAGTAACGAAAAGCTGTTGGGAGATATGTACCGGATAAGTTGCCCTAATGCACATGATGATATGACATTATTTAAT AACAACTCAAATAACCCAACAGCTAGCCAGGGTCCAGCCACATCTGAGAGCAACAACCTACCTATAGCAAGGGCATCACTAGGGTCAACTTTTGGCAAGATGAAGAGAACTTGTGGAAGCAAGGATGTTGAATTCCCGCAACAGAGAATAATTGTCAGAGGTGACAGTATGAGAACGGTGCCACCAACCAAGGCCGATATGGAGCAGCTGGCAAAGAACAGAGGCATTGCCATGCAGCATTACAAGGAGAAGAGAAAAAATCGAAG ATATGATAAGCACATACGATATGAATCGAGAAAGGCGAGAGCTGACACCAGGAAGCGAGTGAAGGGTCGATTTGTGAAGGCTAGTGATGCTCCTGATGATTGA
- the LOC8275018 gene encoding leucine-rich repeat protein 1, giving the protein MMASRILVCLLLAVAIAMVDCNTEVDVLYSWKKVLVDPYDVLLSWDPSLVNPCTWYHVTCNVENSVTRLDLGTAGLSGPLVPQLGQLVNLQYLELSGNSISGSIPSAIGNLTNLVSLSLDRNHLSGFIPDSLGNLRSLRFMRLNSNKISGDIPIEVISLVATGKLMILNVSDNMLSGTVRAYNPKEFAIATIIQDPKAPTK; this is encoded by the exons ATGATGGCATCAAGAATTCTAGTTTGTCTCCTACTTGCTGTTGCCATTGCCATGGTAGACTGCAATACTGAAG TTGATGTCCTTTACTCCTGGAAAAAGGTACTGGTCGACCCATACGATGTTCTCCTTAGCTGGGATCCAAGTCTTGTTAACCCATGCACTTGGTATCATGTCACCTGCAACGTGGAAAACAGTGTAACAAGGCT GGACCTTGGCACTGCTGGATTATCAGGACCTCTTGTTCCTCAGCTTGGACAACTGGTCAATCTTCAGTATTT AGAGCTATCCGGTAATAGTATCAGCGGTTCCATTCCATCAGCCATTGGCAATTTAACAAACCTAGTGAGCTTGAGTTTAGACCGAAATCACTTGTCTGGGTTCATTCCAGATTCTCTTGGAAACTTGCGGTCTTTGCGGTTTAT GAGGTTGAACAGCAACAAGATAAGTGGCGATATACCAATAGAGGTTATTAGCCTTGTTGCCACAGGAAAattgatgatatt GAATGTATCGGATAATATGTTGAGTGGGACTGTTCGCGCTTATAATCCAAAAG AATTTGCCATTGCGACTATTATACAAGATCCTAAAGCTCCTACAAAGTGA
- the LOC8267111 gene encoding GEM-like protein 5: MASTPHDSSQLHQQPLLSSEEERKKWGTYIMGAPAAPPVHPDNQKAASWNAAEHQQIYQQPYLVYSPVEKPSNNPFEPVIHAFTTWSKKAEDIARNIWHNLKTGPSVSEAAWGKVNLTAKAITEGGFESLFKQIFETDPNEKLTKTFACYLSTSTGPVAGTIYLSTARVAFSSDRPLSFIAPSGQETWSYYKVMIPLAKIGSVNPVIMKENPPEKYIQIATIDGHEFWFMGFVNFEKALHHLLDSLSNSTTV, encoded by the exons ATGGCAAGTACACCACACGACTCCTCTCAGCTGCATCAACAACCACTTCTGTCatcagaagaagaaaggaagaaatggGGTACTTACATCATGGGAGCACCAGCAGCGCCACCGGTTCACCCTGACAACCAAAAAGCAGCTTCATGGAACGCAGCTGAACACCAGCAAATCTATCAGCAGCCATACCTTGTTTATTCCCCTGTAGAGAAACCAAGCAATAATCCTTTCGAACCTGTTATCCACGCCTTCACTACCTGGAGCAAGAAGGCAGAGGATATCGCCAGGAACATCTGGCACAATC TTAAAACGGGACCATCTGTATCAGAAGCTGCATGGGGTAAGGTTAACCTGACAGCCAAAGCAATTACAGAAGGTGGATTCGAGTCACTGTTCAAGCAGATTTTTGAAACTGATCCTAATGAGAAGCTGACGAAGACATTTGCTTGCTACCTTTCAACATCAACTGGTCCTGTTGCTGGAACCATTTACCTATCAACTGCTCGGGTAGCTTTCTCTAGTGACCgtcctctttcttttatcgCTCCTTCAGGACAGGAAACATGGTCCTACTACAAG GTGATGATACCCTTGGCAAAGATAGGGTCGGTTAACCCAGTGATCATGAAAGAAAATCCACCAGAAAAATACATTCAGATTGCTACCATTGATGGTCATGAATTTTGGTTCATGGGCTTTGTTAATTTTGAGAAAGCATTACATCATCTCTTAGATTCTCTGTCAAATTCAACTACAGTTTAA
- the LOC8267112 gene encoding cysteine-rich and transmembrane domain-containing protein WIH2 yields the protein MSYERLEHHHHHHHPPPGHPPPYPPPGYPPPPPYPPPPPPPPPYYQDYFYPPPPPPPPQDNRQDDSGCSSFLKGCLAALCCCCLMEECFLLT from the exons ATGAGTTATGAGCGTCTTGAacatcaccaccaccaccatcatCCTCCACCAG GGCATCCACCTCCGTATCCTCCACCTGGCTATCCACCTCCACCACCTTACCCTCCACCGCCGCCACCACCTCCGCCCTATTATCAAGACTACTTCTACCCTCCACCCCCGCCTCCTCCTCCCCAGGACAACCGCCAAGATGACAGTGGCTGCTCTTCATTTCTCAAGGGATG TTTGGCTGCACTTTGTTGCTGCTGTCTAATGGAAGAGTGCTTCTTATTAACTTAG
- the LOC8275021 gene encoding GSH-induced LITAF domain protein, with translation MGQKDEPAIGVPYYVGQNPYQAGAIPPNAVFGDPKGIPIQQTMYRDTPAPFNCVFCGNSGLTLVRSKPSLAAVVGCMMPFMLGFCFLCPSMDCLWHKYHYCPNCKEKVADFEKSDPCLVMDPPQWTQQSFALPA, from the exons atgggTCAAAAAGATGAGCCTGCTATCGGTGTTCCGTATTACGTGGGTCAGAACCCGTATCAAGCCGGAGCAATCCCGCCAAACGCCGTTTTCGGAGATCCCAAAGGAATTCCGATTCAGCAGACCATGTATCGGGATACTCCTGCTCCTTTTAACTGCGTTTTCTGTGGTAATTCTGGTCTTACTCTCGTTAg ATCAAAGCCTAGTCTGGCAGCTGTTGTTGGTTGCATGATGCCATTTATGCTTGGATTTTGCTTTCTTTGCCCTTCAATGGACTGTCTCTGGCATAAATATCACTACTGCCCAAACTGCAAAGAAAAG GTTGCGGACTTCGAGAAATCAGATCCTTGTTTAGTGATGGATCCTCCCCAGTGGACACAGCAGAGCTTTGCATTGCCTGCATGA